One Sphingobacteruim zhuxiongii DNA window includes the following coding sequences:
- the ccoG gene encoding cytochrome c oxidase accessory protein CcoG, with protein sequence MEVAAKGSENINQPEKSKRKWVYAKKPAGKLYNYRQVVGYSLLLFLFVAPFVKINDNPFLMFNIIERKFSIFGNIFLPQDMHIFLFGMLIIMVCIVLFTAVYGRVWCGWTCPQTIFMELIFRRIEYLIEGDWNKQKKLNEGPDTDAKAWRKILKHAVFILISFLISNLFLAYIIGVDALLKIITEPVDQHLGGFASIWAFTFVFYFVFAYVREIVCTRICPYGRLQGVLLDENSVTVAYHVSRGEPRGKIRKNSDEFRGDCIDCNLCVHVCPTGIDIRKGTQLECVSCTACIDACDAVMDKINKPKRLIGFYTQAEAEGKETVVEGKKRNTRAIVYSCILLVLMGIFGAMIFSRTDVDGRLLRAKGSTYQFRDDGTVTNLYSLELINKTTKDIDYVLESDDKNIQIQIVNPISHLPREGNAKLSLFLIAKKSSIKEYKSNIKLNVVAEGKVIETMKTTFIAPPSK encoded by the coding sequence TAGCACCGTTTGTCAAAATAAACGACAATCCGTTCCTGATGTTTAACATCATCGAACGTAAATTTTCCATCTTTGGAAACATCTTCTTGCCGCAAGATATGCACATCTTTCTCTTTGGTATGCTTATCATCATGGTTTGTATCGTTCTGTTTACAGCAGTGTACGGTCGTGTGTGGTGTGGATGGACTTGCCCGCAAACCATATTTATGGAGTTGATTTTTCGCAGGATCGAGTATTTAATTGAAGGCGACTGGAATAAACAAAAGAAGTTAAACGAAGGTCCAGATACCGATGCAAAGGCCTGGCGAAAGATCTTGAAGCATGCTGTCTTTATCCTGATTTCCTTTTTGATTTCGAATTTATTCTTAGCCTATATTATAGGTGTAGATGCGCTGCTAAAGATTATTACAGAACCTGTAGACCAACATTTGGGAGGCTTCGCTTCCATATGGGCATTTACCTTTGTGTTTTATTTTGTATTCGCTTATGTGCGTGAAATCGTTTGTACACGTATTTGTCCTTACGGTCGATTGCAAGGCGTATTATTAGATGAAAACTCAGTTACCGTGGCGTATCATGTTTCACGTGGCGAGCCTAGGGGTAAGATTCGTAAGAATAGTGATGAATTTAGAGGCGATTGTATCGATTGCAACTTATGTGTCCATGTTTGCCCAACGGGTATTGATATCCGAAAGGGAACCCAGTTAGAGTGCGTTTCTTGTACAGCATGTATCGACGCCTGTGACGCGGTGATGGATAAGATAAATAAACCTAAACGTTTAATCGGTTTCTATACACAAGCTGAGGCTGAGGGTAAAGAAACTGTTGTTGAAGGAAAGAAAAGAAATACGCGAGCAATTGTCTATTCCTGTATATTGCTCGTGCTAATGGGTATCTTTGGTGCTATGATTTTTAGTCGTACCGATGTCGATGGACGACTTTTGCGAGCCAAAGGCAGTACCTATCAGTTCCGTGATGATGGAACGGTAACAAATTTATATTCCTTAGAACTCATCAATAAAACTACAAAGGATATTGATTATGTGCTGGAAAGCGATGATAAGAATATACAGATTCAAATTGTAAATCCGATTTCTCATTTACCACGCGAGGGAAATGCTAAGTTGAGTTTATTCTTAATAGCTAAAAAATCAAGTATAAAGGAATACAAATCGAATATTAAATTGAATGTCGTGGCCGAGGGTAAAGTGATCGAAACAATGAAGACCACCTTTATTGCTCCGCCTTCAAAATAA